The Glycine soja cultivar W05 chromosome 9, ASM419377v2, whole genome shotgun sequence sequence TGTTTCcatgtattaaaaattaaaacttattaataagcataatattttttttggataccACCTGCATCAGGatagttattaattttgtttccatGAAATTAAAACTTACTTGAGATAGCACCTGCATCAGGATAGTTATTATTTACAGAAGCAGCATTTGTATTCTCATCAGCTTTAGGCTTAGAAGCTAAAGCTTCATGAACTTTGCTTGTATCATTAGCTAGAAAATCAGTGCCAATATTTTGAGTCCTTCTGGATTGGATAGCTTTTGCTATGTTCTCACTTTTCTGCATACAAACTAGAGTTTCACTAACAGTTTTAGGCATTCTATGCAACTTATCCTTTCTAGAAGTAGGTTTTTCAGAAGATGGATAAGGAGAGCTGCAATTGCAAGCCTTTCTGGATTGGCTGATTTCCCAGGTTTTGTTTCCTGAGAAATCCATGAGTGATCATAGGCTTCCTCAGCATTCATTAAAGAATTAGGCTTACGGCCCCTCTTCCTTGGTACAGTATTCAATTGCGTTTCTGATTTTGGTTCCTGAACAGAGTCTAAATTATCAGTTTCCATATTGGCTTTCGCATTTCCTCTTTTGGAGTTCTTAGTTATTTCAGAATGTGGTCTCCTATTTGAACCAGATAATTTTATTGCTTCATCGTCCATAGTAGAAGTACCACTTCTTCTGTTTGACTTTGTATCTGATAAGAGCAGAGGTCACGATTGAggagaagaaggaaggggtaAGCCTTACTTCGAGGGAAGGCAGCCTcctaagagagagagagagagatttacGTAAACTTTGCATGCCCTTTATTATTACGTATTCGTGTATTTATACAAGCAAGGGTATTACATCCAACTGAATAACAGCACTAACGGTTTAGCAACTACCCTAACTAACTGGGCATTGTATTTCGTTAAAGCTTCTTCTTCGAGTCATGGCTCGTAGTCGTTCAAGTAGCTGGGTCTTGATGCtgttcgtttgggccttgtttCTGCAGTTTCGGGCCCAGTGTTGGTAACTCAAGGTGATTCCTATCAATACCCTCTCCCGCGAAgaccaccttgtcctcaaggtggtaaAGGTCGCAAACTTCTGACCATTGTACCCAGGTGGTGTCTTCAGGAGGTTGACCTTCCCATTGCACTAGCACGAGTCGTATTGGAGGAGATGACGAGGTGTCAAGCTTAGAATCCAAAATGCACAAGGGTCGAGTGACGGGCTTCTGGGCGATGAATTGTAATGGTAAGTTGTCATTTGGGGTGGGTGGGGAACCGTGATGTTCTCGTAAGAGCGAACAGTGAAATACAGGATGAATCCTTGCCTCCTCGGGTAGTTTGAGTTTGTATGAGACTTGGCCCACACGTTCGATTATCTGAAACGGCCCAAAGTATCTTTTGGTTAGTTTTGGGTGTATTGAACCAGCTACGGTGCGTTGCCGGAAGGGACGAAGCTTAACGTAGACCCACTGGCCTATGCTGAAGGTGACGTCACGGCGCTTGGTATCCGCGAATTTCTTCATGGTGTCTTGTGCCTTTTGAAGACGATGTTGTAACTTCCGGTGGATCTCTTGACGCGAGTGTAGCATGGAATCCATAGCTTCGTTTGTGGATGCACCCTGAAGGTAGTGTGGTAGTGCTGGTGGTGGTTTGCCGTAGATGATTTCAAATGGTGTCATCCCGGAGCTGGAATGAATGGATGTGTTATAACACCATTCCGCCATGGTGAGATAACGATACCAAGTAGCTGGTTGATTATGAACGAATCATCTGAGATATTGCTCAAGAACTCTATTCATGACTTCGGTTTGCCGATCGGATTGAGGGTGGTAAGCCGTACTCATGCGGAGTCGCGTCCCACTCAAACGGAAAAGTTCACGCCAGAAAGAACTCAGGAAGATTGGGTCTCTGTCGGAGACGATACTCCTCAGAAACCCGTGATGCTTACAGACGATATCAATGAACAAGGAAGCAACCTTGAAGGCGGAGTGGTTAGAAGGTAATGCTCCAAGGTGGACGCCCTTCGAGTATCTATCCACATCCACTAGAATAACAGTATAACCGTGAGAGGGAGGCAGCTGGGTGATGAAATCCATGGATATATCTTCCCAAATTCCGGTAGGTGGTGGAAGAGGCTGAAGAAGTCCGGTGGGTCGTTGTGTGCTGGACTTGGTTTGTTGACAGATGTGGCATTCCTTGAGAAAGCGCTTGATATCCTTTCTTAACGAAGACCAAAAGAAGTTGGACTCCAATCTATGGGTGGTTTTGGTTACCCCTAGATGTCCTCCTAATGGAGTTGCATGAAATTCCAGCATGAGGTTGGGTATCGATGGGTTATTGTCATTCAACCAGATACGATTCTTAAAGAGGATGAGCCCCTGATGAATTCGATActcaggataattttcaggatGATCACGCACCTTAGAGAGTAGATCCTGGAAATCACTGCTAGCGTGGAGGGTGCGACGTAAGTCATGCATGAAGTCGAGGTTAGGAACCGATAGCAGAAGGAACTCGCCGAAGGAAGGTGATCGTGATAGGGCATCCGCTACTGCATTGGAAGATCCTACCTTATATTGGATCGTGTAGTCGAAGCCGAGAAGCTTAGAAAGGTAGTAATGCTGTTCTGGCGTTTGTATAACTTGAGACATGAGCTCGCGAAGGCTTTTATGGTCGGTGAAAATGGTGAAAGGATGGCCCAGAAGGTACTGGCGCCATTTGCGAACTGCAGGTACTATCGCGTGAAGTTCTCTCACGTAGGTGGAGGCATGGAGCATACGCGGCCCAAATTGTTTACTAAAGAACGCAAGAGGGTGGCCTTTCTGCATCAAAACCGTGCCCATACCGGCGCCAGAAGCGTCTGTTTCGATGACAAAGGGTTCTTCAAAGTCTGGTAAGGCAAGGACAGGGGCAGTTGTCATTGCTGCCTTCAGTTGCTCGAACGCAGACTGAGCGTCCAGGGACCATTCGAAAGTATCTTTGGTAAAGAGGGAAGTGAGGGGAGCCGCGAGCATAGCGTAGTTCTTAATGAACTTCCTGTAAAACCCAGTGAGCCCTAAGAAGGATCTGAGTTCCTTAGCTGATGTCGGTGTGGGCCATTTCACCATAGCTTCGACCTTGGAGGGCTCAGGTTCAACCCCTTTGCCGGAAACTATGTGTCCTAAATATTCGACTTGCTTTTGAGCGAAAAGGCATTTGGTCTTTTTCAGATGGTACTGACCTTGGCGGAGAGTTTGGAAGACAAGCTCGAGATGATGAAGGTGCAAGGACAATGTCCTGCTGTATACTAGGATATCATCGAAAAAAACTGCGGCGAACTTTCTCAAGAACGGTGTTAGCAGAGTATTCATTGCTGCCTGAAAGGTGGACGGTGCGTTACACAGTCCGAAGGGCATCACACGATATTCGTAGTGCCCTTGGTGTGTTCTAAAAGCCGTCTTCTCTACGTCAGGGCCATGCATAAGAATCTGGTGGAATCCCTGTCAAAGGTCTAGCTTAGAGAACCAAGCCACACTTCCTAACTCGTCCAAAAGCTCGTCTATCGTCGAAATCGGAAAACGATCGCGGACTGTTGCTGCATTTAAGGCACGATAGTCGACACACATTCTGTAGGTTCCGTCCTTCTTCTTTACTAGTAATACCGGAGAGGAATAAGGGCTCATACTTGGTTGAACCAAACCAGATGCGAGGAGCTCCGACACCTGCTTTTTGATTTCTGATTTCTGGAATTGCGGGTAACGGTATGGTCTTACATTGATTGGTGGTGTATTGGGTAGGAGGTTTATGTGGTGAACGATGGAGCAAGGAGGGGGGAGGGAAGATggttgttggaataggtgttgAAACTGGGTTAGGAGTGCTTCGACTGCAGGTATCGGGTGAGGAAGATGAAGTTGTGGGTCGGGTTGTGGGTCGTGGATCAGTTTTAAGTGAAAGAGAGCTGAGGCGGATCCGGTTTGTAATAACCGTTTCACTTGAGGGGTTGAGATTGGTTTCGGCCCAGTGGAAACATCAGCGTGTAACTCAATGGGCTGGCCCATATGGGTGAACTTCATGGAAAACGTGGTGCAATCAGTGGTTATGGGCCCAAATTGCCTTAACCACTCTATTCCTAACACAGCTTCTGCACCACTGATAGGAAGCAAATGGAACGTAACCGTGAAATGGTGGCCTTGGAGGGATAGCGGTGTATCGGGACAGACTTGGTTACAATCAAGGACAGACCCATTACCAACTAGGACATGGAGTGGGCTCGTGTTTTGGGCTTTTAGGTGGAGGAACTGGGCAATGCGAGGCTGGAGGAAGTTATGGGTGCTTCCGCTATCTATAAGGATGGTAAGGGAGGAGTGATTGATGACTCTGACAAGTCGGAAGGTCTCGGAGGAGGGGAGGCCAGAGAAGGCGTGGAGGCTCACGTGAGGGAGGTTTAACTCAGAGGGTGTGTCAAAGTCTAGGGTGGACGCTGGGGTTGGTTCCGGAATTGAAGGCAAGGAAGGTTCGGGAATGGGTTCTTCTTGTATAAGGGATGGGTTGTCGGCGATGAACAAAAGGATGCGTCCCTTGCAGCGGTGAGTGGAGCTCCATTTTTCATCACAATTGTAACAGAGACCCTTTTCCCGACGAAGGGCCATCTCATCTGGTGTTCTCTGAACATATGTGGACTGTGCTTTCCGGCTGGTAGGGACATATGATGGAGATGGAGTATTGTGACTTCGTGGTGGCGCTTGCCGGCGATCTCGGAGTTTGTCTTCCTGTAATTTGGCAAGAGCCATGGCTTGTGGAAGGGAAATGGGTTGAAGAGCTAGCACTTCTCGACGTATATCTTGTGCTAAACCTAAAACAAAATAGCTTAACAGGAAAGGTGGTGGTAAACCAATAACACTGTTAGCTAACCGTTCGAACTCCGTTAGGTACTCATTAACGGTGCCACGTTGCGTCAGTTTGAAGAGAGCCCCCTTAGGGTCATCATAATACGAAGGCGCCAACCTGGACTCGAGAGCTTGTAGGAAGCCTGACCATGAAGTAATAAACCCGTTCCTAAACATCCATTGGTACCAGCTTAATGCAGCCCCATCCAGGTAGAAGGAGGCCACGGTGATCCTTTCTTCTTCTGGCGTGTTCTGGTATTCGAATAGCTGTGAAATCTTGAAAATCCACCCCATGGGGTCGCGGCCATCAAATCTTGGAATGTCCAACTTGACAGAGTTACGTTGGTGGAAATGGGAAGAGGACCCAGGATGCTCCCGCGCCGGAGATCGCAAATGGAGATGATCAAGGATCGTATCCACTTTGCCGGAAAGTTCTGAGTATTTGTCAACGAGATCAGCATGTTTATCCAGAAGTGTGGTTTGGCTATTGGAGAGACGGGTGATAGCGTCCTCGAGCCTGTCGGTGGTCGTTTTCCGTGTTGCGTGGTCGGCCATGGCGGTCGTTGCGGCGGCAGGTCGGACCAGTGATAAGAGCAGAGGTCACGGTTGAGGAGAAGGAAGGGGTAAGCCTTACTTCGAGGGAAGGCAGCCTcctaagagagagagagagagagagatttacGTAAACTTTGCATGCCCTTTATTATTACGTATTCGTGTATTTATACAAGCAAGGGTATTACATCCAACTGAATAACAGCACTAACGGTTTAGCAACTACCCTAACTAACTGGGCATTGTATTTCGTTAAAGCTTCTTCTTCGAGTCATGGCTCGTAGTCGTTCAAGTAGCTGGGTCTTGATGCtgttcgtttgggccttgtttCTGCAGTTTCGGGCCCAGTGTTGGTATACTCAAGGTGATTCCTATCAGTATCATCCAAAATTTGGACATCTCTATCACTAGTAATATCCAGTTTATGCCCCTTGGTTTCCTGATTAAGAATTAAGTTAAAAGTTTAATACTGCATTGATATTGACAGTTGGTTTTAACTAAGCAAGCGTTGTAATTGTatttaaaggaaaaagataATTTACATCACACAATTTTTCCTCTGCATCTTTAGGAACATCAAGCTTGTTCTTAGCTTCCTGAACCTGAAGCATTGCAACAAAACCAATCTTAAGTTCAATCTACCTCAAAGACTAAAATCAAGTGACAACTTGTtgcaaataacaataaaatatatgaagatGTCAATGTAATAGTGATAGGCACCATCCATATCCCCCAACCCTTTATAGCAGAACTAGAGTGTTATTACACACGGAAACAGCTCGAGTGAATAAGAACATTTTGATGGTAAATTACTGGTTTATTAGCAATCAGCAATAGTGGTTATTTTTCTCTGCtggaatttgatcagagcttcctCCTTGAATGGAACACAGGTGACATGGTTTGACATCTGTTCATTTCCTACTCGATTTTTTAGTATGCCTATGATTTTTGGGCATGTTTTAAGAACGAGAACCAGTCTGCTTATGATTTGAAACGTTTTTAGAAAACATCTAACATACAAACAACAGCAACAGTCAAGGCCCATTTTGTAGTAGTATCATCCCATGATCCTTGACTCACTTCACtttcataacaaaaatatgaaaagttaTAAGTTGTCCTTGCTGCCATTTCAATGCCTTCTTGAGAGAATGAAGTCATGTCTCCCTCTTATGAGTACTGATCATGATGGTGATTAGTACTCTCCATGGAGCTTGTGTCAAGCCATGTGTTAAAACTTGTCATTTCATAGAATTTAGAAGAATTGGATTTTGATTTTAAGTTGTAAATTAAAGCACAGtgtttttgtttatcttttctAAACAGTATAACATAGTGAAAAACCAAACCTGCAAGCAGTCCATTTGTAAGGAATGTTGGTAACATTAGCATGCATTGCTATCTGCACTTCTGGAAGGTTATAGTATTTCTCTGCATAATTTTCAGTACACGATCATACCCAGAAATCAGATGAAGATTCTTGAATCGCATGTGCCTCACGGTATTGTTTTGTGCTGTTGTGCAAGTAGGAGTATAGATGATGTACTGGTCTATATTTCCAAATTCATAGTTAACCGCATAACTATAAACATCATCACATTTTTTAGATGTTTCTTCTGCTGTGAAATTGCAATATTTGAGGATAGATTTGTATGACTGATCAGATATCATAGAATGGCTCCACCAATATGTTTACCTTATATACTTTTCTATTGTTATTAGAATGAAACCCCACTTAAGACACAAAATTCAAAGCCAAAAAGAGGAAGACCCTTCAAATCGCCATGTGAATCGATTAAAAATTGTTACGTTATACGCAAAGAACGAAAGATCGGTAAAAGGTTTGATACCGTATGTaatccaattaaaataaaaatttgatgtttatttatttttgagttAAGATAAGATGGGTGCTCATGTAAATTCATTAATTCAATTGttttattaagtaaaaaattCTAGAGGGAAAATTAACAGACttgtttatttcttaaatattatagGTACATATTACACATAGTGGACAtagagatttattttttaaatatatttcttaaagTAAATAGTTAGTTTGAGcaatatattgaatatttaCAAAGTATTCTTTTTCAAATTATGATGAGTAGTTTTTATACGAGAATCTTCAATAATGGTCTGtgtaataaaattgaaatattagtACAAACattgtgattttaaaataaaaatatgatacttTTATAGACCATTCAGGTATAAAACATTGGCATATGTCATCAATgcatcaattatatattaataaaatagatCATACTTTGAGTATAGGACCATAAGAAAATATAGGAAAACCAGCTCTACAACTAGgatattacatagaaacaatagaGAAATTAAACATCATCCTATATATTTAGATAACAAGCAATTCATGTAGTAGGGTTAATAAACTAATTAGACAATAAGCAATGTCCAGGCTTTACTTTGGAAAAAATCATATTTCAAATAGTAACCTTAATATGATCAAGATGTCCACACAAATTATAATTGTCATTAttcaaaataaggaaaaaaaatggaatattGATTAGATAGGGTTCAGAGTTTTATCCCACTTTTTTCCTTTCCATATATAAGTAATGTCCAAGACATTAATGCAACCTCCTTTCTCTATCATCTTCTCTAGTAGCCTCAAAgaagatttgataaaaaaaaatatatttttgcataAAGCATCAAATAGAGAACCATGACTCGTAGCTTGAAATCTGTATAAACATTTTCCGCCTCAACATTCATTAATTCTACCTTTAGTGTATGTTTTATTCAATGTTGAGTAATTTAGATCCTTAGGTTAAACGTGTCTTGCTTTTGTGTCATCAAATAGTTTTCAAACCACAACATATTTGTTCTGTCTTACATATTCATCAATTAGTGCATTATAAgttaatgtgatttttatttcacAAGTCTCTATCTGTCCAAATTTACCCTTAAATGCTAAGGGCTAAGGGTCTTTATATCTAAAAGTGGAGTGTGATGAAAAATCCAACGCTACACTATTTCTATGATCATCATAATTGTACCCCCTCCCCTTTACCATTTATCTGTCATTTTATATCATCACTCATTTTACTATCTTCTTTTTTGCAGACTTATATTCATAAGGAGACACACTTTCGGTGTCGGTCTTTGAACGAGATTAAGAATTACGAGAAATATGGAAGTCCTCCTCGACGTCACAAAGTGAAAACACAAGCCGAAGCAGAAAGCAATGACAAAACCAAAAATGCAACAGAAGtgagtatatttattttaaaaaataagtagggCTAACAATGTATTTTCCAACACattttattattggttaaagTTTACTGACAACTATAAGCTCATGAGTAGGACTGAAAGTGATTAAAGAAATAGTAGTAGTACatccttttgttattttcaatcaaCATGAACAAGTAACAAAGAGTGCATTAGAGATAGtggtgatttttcttttcaaaattagaaaagtttagttctcttttatttctgGGATGCATGTAAAGTTTGGCAttttaaatcacaattcaatgtgatattttaatttttttccatcaacgaattcaataaaaacaatatcattagtgattttcatattctttttagttttactaTCTTGGACATTTTTTGGAAAATGATAACTATAATGAGTATGCTTCTTTTGGGAGTTTGGAATCTTTTCCAATGCTATTCAAAATGTTGTTATTaaatattgcaaaaaaaaaatcaaacaaatgatggctaataattaatgaaagtgATGTGAGTATGCATATGTTGAATGTTTTGTATTCTCCTATAttctaatgtttttatttttgtttacttttcgAGATGATTTTCACTATTAAAAATTCCTGGAATATTTAGAAATGTTTTTtggtaaagaaaagaacaaagaactggaaattgaactttttatttatttattttagagtttaTTGTAATTTATCACTATTCAACccgaaaaatttaatttctattgtcAATGTTTCCAGTAAATAATgttgatgacaaaaaaataCCTATTGGAATCGACACAATATTCCTCACTAAATGTTTCATTCTTTCTCATGATTTTTTCACGAAAGGATtgttgctcaaagaaaagcaaaaGCAGAAGTTATGAGAACTTTTGTTGAAGAGTTTCTTTCGAAAGCTTATTACAATCAGTTTCACATGTTCGACCcataatcaataaaaatcagCTATTATATAATGTTCAAATCGACTGAAAAACATTATCATCAGTTTATTTAATACCTATGTTGACAACCTCCATGTGATTTAGGATtttcatatgattttattttgactTTCTATGTTGGATGAAATGACTTTCagctatgcttttttttttgggttagtCTAACAATTTGCTAGAAAGATCTCAATCCATTGGTTCCTTTTCATGGTTGTGGATATTGGGTTAGGCTaggtatgtttttatttgaaataattttgtgtTTCATCTCTCTATTGTGATGAATCTGATTAATGGCATGCACAACTTATCTTTTACACATTGTTATTAGAAGAGGAAAATTTTCCTCAAAGTTAATTTGTCTAAATATTTAATTCCATGTATTATTATACTATACTGAGATTAAATACTCGACTTCTTAAACAAATTTTCAATTCATACATAGATACATATATTAGattcattacattttttattagtcTTAGGTTAGACACCATTCATTGGTGTTTCTCAACTCATTGAGTGAGTGATCAATCTCAATCTATTGTGTGATTGTTGGTAGTccaagaaatttttttacataggaAGGCAACTAAATTGagtttattatgttaaatagaTCATTCTCTCACTTATGAACCTAATCGGGTCTTAAACCACTTCATCATTTTACGGGTTATTAAATTCCATACCTTTGTAACAATAACAATGGTAATacttatcaattaatttaaatatcttaaaaacattaatgattcaaaatatttaatgctatttttattcaaaaaagatatttaacgttatttatttttaatagttctTCTGATAAATTATTTGCTTTGAATGGACATTTATGActagacaataaatttttatatttattagaaaagagGTAAGAACCttcatacaaatatttaattttttttgaatatttgaaataaatatcaacaatcaataaatgtaccttttaatcaatttaaatattttaaaaacattaattcttccaaacatttaatgttatttattattataagctcctatgataaattatttgtttttaactgacatttatgaccttacaataaattatttcatttattgatagttgatatttttttttctaaaatttatttcaagaaCTTCATTAGAAAAGATTATATTGATAGTATAAAAGTAAGAACCTTCGTAcaagaatttattaaaattgtgtGTGCAAAACGGAGGTGAGTGCAAATCAGAGGAGTACCGCTTCACCCTTCAAGGTAAGGGGGTGGGAATCAATTAGAGAAttagggattaaaaaaatattttttggatcatatgatatttgattaattaaaacatatacttatatcaaaacaatgtttttttggAACATATGATATGCTGAAAATTCTTAAAGTTGATTCTAAATAGTTGTAAAGTTTGGGATatcttttatattgttttaattcattctctttgcatatctctatatatatgtgtgtaaaaCTAATATGTAAATTGTTAGATTATATAacagtataatataatattcaattaagaataaataattacatgaataAAATCTGATAAAGTCGATAaaagtttatatttattataattcattGTATGCTTAGTTTGAGATCAATTGTATGTTAGACtatctttttaattcataaGACAAATgctttctttctaatttttttagtacgtgtatttaattaagttttcatAATTCAACTATCGATGTTGAAGCTATACACGCAACACCAGTATCCATTTGCAATCCTACTAATTACGACATTGGTTGTGACGATGTTGTTAACAACCAAAAAAATGaggtaaatatatttaattttcaatttaacatttcttttttttcaaaataattcaaatttttcattattataattttcttgtatATATCATCTAATCATACATTAATTTGCAcattttaacaacaaaaattgtGTCTATTTTATATGTCAAATGATCAAACTTTTGACTTATTTGTctcattatataaatatttggcCAAATTAAGATGTTTGTTAAACAAGTTTGTTTTACTAAATTATAGGCTAAAtagcttataaattttaaattaagctaatcaattaacaattttcaaacatatataagAATTTCAACTAGACTATGACACAATTGTGCATATGATAAACTGAATCCTAAAAGGACAGTCCATCATGTATTTGCATAGTTTgaatttttgtgttgattttcatgaatatatttttttaatggtatgtgtgtgtgtgtgtgtctatatatatatatatcattgcaCACTTTATCTTTCTATTTACATTTTTACCAATAAGTTTAACTTATATATCTTTCTATTGTTATTAGAATGAAACCCCACCTGCGACACAAAATTCAAAGCCAAAACGAGGAAGCCAAAACGGTAGgtaattcaattaaaatgaaaatttgatgtttatttatcttcttcctttttgagTTAAGATAAGATGGGTTTTCATAAGTGAATTCATTAATTCAATtgttttattatgtaaaaaaatctagaggaaa is a genomic window containing:
- the LOC114368228 gene encoding uncharacterized protein LOC114368228; amino-acid sequence: MADHATRKTTTDRLEDAITRLSNSQTTLLDKHADLVDKYSELSGKVDTILDHLHLRSPAREHPGSSSHFHQRNSVKLDIPRFDGRDPMGWIFKISQLFEYQNTPEEERITVASFYLDGAALSWYQWMFRNGFITSWSGFLQALESRLAPSYYDDPKGALFKLTQRGTVNEYLTEFERLANSVIGLPPPFLLSYFVLGLAQDIRREVLALQPISLPQAMALAKLQEDKLRDRRQAPPRSHNTPSPSYVPTSRKAQSTYVQRTPDEMALRREKGLCYNCDEKWSSTHRCKGRILLFIADNPSLIQEEPIPEPSLPSIPEPTPASTLDFDTPSELNLPHVSLHAFSGLPSSETFRLVRVINHSSLTILIDSGSTHNFLQPRIAQFLHLKAQNTSPLHVLVGNGSVLDCNQVCPDTPLSLQGHHFTVTFHLLPISGAEAVLGIEWLRQFGPITTDCTTFSMKFTHMGQPIELHADVSTGPKPISTPQVKRLLQTGSASALFHLKLIHDPQPDPQLHLPHPIPAVEALLTQFQHLFQQPSSLPPPCSIVHHINLLPNTPPINVRPYRYPQFQKSEIKKQVSELLASGLVQPSMSPYSSPVLLVKKKDGTYRMCVDYRALNAATVRDRFPISTIDELLDELGSVAWFSKLDL